One window of the Archangium primigenium genome contains the following:
- a CDS encoding ATP-binding protein → MNPWPWKSMPMKMVDDLTMCGGPAKPLPSSESACLILTSTTTPAAIGKVFRIDALEHVLGRGADAGFQINDHGVSRRHARIQRSPEGHYQLADLGSTNGTYLNGVRIASADLHEGDRVQIGTVTVLRFSMRELVEKGEEQMRQALSAARVGIWDWNAVTGAVTWSEQVDRLLSLPVGTLSGRPTDLAEVVQAAELRRVRDALATALAQRAHLDVEYRIEVTGARGRWLSCKGDVLCDETGTPVRITGTVMDITDKKLAEQELRRQALIFESLCEGVVVTDRGGRIIDWNASAEKMFGRGKAEALGQTLFSLLHPQQEDKQTGEVLAALEAQGRWTGELDFQRPDGTRCSCESVVAPLRDAEGRTIAHILVHRDTTERRLLQSRLQTADRLASVGTLGAGVAHEINNPLAYMLVNLHLVSDRLDKLKSRVEEAEVEPLQQVVRETVEGAERIASIVRDLKTFARGQQEERLGPVDVSKAVELACKMADNVIKHRARLVTQFEPVPTVQGTESRLCQVFLNLLLNAAHAIPEGDALEHEIRVVIRAAGPGQVVVEVRDSGVGMTPEVRARVFDPFFTTKPVGEGTGLGLSICHGIVDSMGGRINVESQPGKGSTFFVFLGVAGVAVEARPEPVAIPSSGRARILVVDDEPYVTRALQRSLSPEHEVATVNGARAALKLMEQGGRFDIILCDVMMPGMTGMDLYAELNRSLPDQAQRVVFMTGGAFTPRALSFLQEVPNPKLSKPLDLRQLRALVSRSAQPLVPDAPRAPTPVPLRLQEVAR, encoded by the coding sequence ATGAACCCCTGGCCCTGGAAGAGCATGCCCATGAAGATGGTGGACGATCTCACGATGTGTGGAGGGCCCGCGAAGCCGCTCCCGTCCTCCGAGAGTGCGTGCCTCATCCTCACGAGCACCACGACCCCGGCGGCCATTGGCAAGGTGTTCCGCATCGACGCGCTGGAGCACGTGCTCGGCCGGGGCGCGGACGCGGGCTTCCAGATCAACGACCATGGGGTGTCGCGCCGGCACGCGCGCATCCAGCGCTCGCCCGAGGGCCACTACCAGCTGGCCGACCTGGGCTCCACCAATGGCACCTACCTCAACGGGGTGCGCATCGCGTCCGCCGACCTGCACGAGGGCGACCGGGTGCAGATCGGCACCGTGACGGTCCTGCGCTTCTCCATGCGCGAGTTGGTGGAGAAGGGCGAGGAGCAGATGCGCCAGGCGCTCAGCGCGGCGCGCGTGGGCATCTGGGACTGGAACGCGGTGACGGGCGCGGTGACGTGGAGCGAGCAGGTGGACCGGCTGCTGAGTCTGCCGGTGGGCACGCTGTCCGGACGGCCCACGGACCTGGCCGAGGTGGTGCAGGCCGCGGAGCTGCGGCGGGTGCGCGACGCGCTCGCCACGGCGCTGGCCCAGCGCGCCCACCTGGACGTGGAGTACCGCATCGAGGTGACGGGGGCGCGGGGCCGCTGGCTGTCGTGCAAGGGCGACGTGCTGTGCGACGAGACGGGCACGCCGGTGCGCATCACCGGCACGGTGATGGACATCACCGACAAGAAGCTCGCCGAGCAGGAGCTGCGCCGCCAGGCGCTCATCTTCGAGAGCCTGTGCGAGGGCGTGGTCGTCACCGACCGGGGCGGCCGCATCATCGATTGGAACGCGAGCGCGGAGAAGATGTTCGGCCGGGGCAAGGCCGAGGCCCTGGGCCAGACGCTCTTCTCGCTGCTGCACCCGCAGCAGGAGGACAAGCAGACGGGCGAGGTGCTGGCGGCGCTGGAGGCGCAGGGCCGGTGGACGGGGGAGCTGGACTTCCAGCGGCCCGACGGCACGCGCTGCTCGTGCGAGTCCGTGGTGGCGCCGCTGCGCGACGCCGAGGGGCGGACCATCGCGCACATCCTCGTGCACCGCGACACCACCGAGCGGCGGCTCTTGCAGAGCCGGTTGCAGACGGCGGACCGGCTCGCGTCGGTGGGCACGCTGGGCGCGGGCGTGGCGCATGAAATCAACAACCCGCTGGCCTACATGCTGGTGAACCTGCACCTGGTCTCCGATCGGCTCGACAAGCTCAAGAGCCGCGTGGAGGAGGCCGAGGTGGAGCCCCTGCAGCAGGTGGTGCGCGAGACGGTGGAGGGCGCCGAGCGCATCGCGTCCATCGTGCGGGACCTGAAGACGTTCGCGCGGGGCCAGCAGGAGGAGCGGCTGGGGCCGGTGGACGTGAGCAAGGCGGTGGAGCTGGCCTGCAAGATGGCGGACAACGTCATCAAGCACCGCGCGCGGCTGGTGACGCAGTTCGAGCCCGTGCCCACGGTGCAGGGCACCGAGTCGCGGCTGTGCCAGGTGTTCCTCAACCTGCTGCTCAACGCGGCGCACGCCATTCCGGAGGGGGACGCGCTGGAGCACGAGATTCGCGTCGTCATCCGGGCGGCCGGTCCGGGGCAGGTGGTGGTGGAGGTGCGCGACTCGGGCGTGGGGATGACGCCGGAGGTGCGCGCGCGGGTGTTCGACCCCTTCTTCACCACCAAGCCGGTGGGCGAGGGCACGGGGCTGGGGCTGTCCATCTGCCACGGCATCGTCGACTCCATGGGGGGCCGCATCAACGTGGAGAGCCAGCCGGGCAAGGGCAGCACGTTCTTCGTGTTCCTGGGCGTGGCCGGGGTGGCGGTGGAGGCCCGGCCGGAGCCGGTGGCGATCCCGTCCTCGGGCCGCGCGCGCATCCTGGTGGTGGACGACGAGCCGTACGTGACGCGCGCCCTGCAGCGCTCGCTGTCGCCCGAGCACGAGGTGGCCACCGTCAACGGCGCCCGGGCCGCGCTCAAGCTGATGGAGCAGGGGGGCCGCTTCGACATCATCCTGTGTGACGTGATGATGCCGGGCATGACGGGCATGGACCTGTACGCCGAGCTCAACCGCAGCCTGCCGGATCAGGCGCAGCGCGTGGTGTTCATGACCGGCGGCGCCTTCACGCCGCGCGCGCTGAGCTTCCTGCAGGAGGTGCCCAATCCCAAGCTCAGCAAGCCGTTGGACTTGCGCCAGTTGCGCGCCCTGGTGAGCCGCTCCGCGCAGCCGCTCGTCCCCGACGCCCCGCGCGCGCCCACGCCCGTGCCGCTGCGGCTCCAGGAGGTCGCGCGATGA
- a CDS encoding serine/threonine-protein kinase, translated as MADLDSTFHILPHKERTPSRDSPATRVKVAPGVLAGEYVLKAVLASGGHGAVYEAEHRILGRRAAVKVLHSHLTDQGEMLQRFVREARVVNQIRHPHIVDVYDFGMLPDGSPYYVMELLPGRTLSQLLQERGRLSPERALAYLEPVCQALEAAHRAGVVHRDLKASNVAVVSEAEPPVVKLLDFGIAKFIHPEPGQEGLTVAGQRLGTSQAMAPEQFRSGHIGPTTDVYALGVLLYQMLTGHYPFQSEDRLEVERMHLEAPPPRPSSSAPVPPAVDAVVLRCLEKEADRRYPDVDTFRTALREAVLPASTPSLTGTSRGVRAFALHTEVVIDEGAEDDAAYTTVSEVLDGLEQDLRAAGFVLAVQTGMALLGVRPVDEPPATDVRALLDTARRMHEHARELARGTRVSVHSCVHVGQVDARRGPEGIDITGGPLTDITDWSVRDASGFGITPAASRA; from the coding sequence ATGGCGGACCTGGACAGTACCTTCCACATCCTTCCCCACAAGGAGCGCACTCCTTCCCGAGACAGCCCCGCCACCCGCGTCAAGGTGGCCCCCGGCGTGCTCGCGGGGGAGTACGTGCTCAAGGCCGTGCTCGCCTCGGGCGGGCATGGCGCCGTGTACGAGGCCGAGCACCGCATCCTCGGCCGGCGCGCGGCGGTGAAGGTCCTGCACTCCCACCTGACGGACCAGGGCGAGATGCTCCAGCGCTTCGTGCGCGAGGCGCGGGTCGTCAATCAGATCCGCCATCCGCACATCGTGGATGTGTATGACTTCGGCATGCTGCCGGACGGCAGCCCCTACTACGTCATGGAGCTGTTGCCCGGGCGCACGCTGAGCCAGCTGTTGCAGGAGCGCGGGCGGCTGTCGCCGGAGCGGGCCCTGGCCTACCTGGAGCCGGTGTGCCAGGCGCTGGAGGCGGCGCACCGCGCGGGCGTGGTGCACCGCGACCTCAAGGCGAGCAACGTGGCCGTGGTGTCCGAGGCGGAGCCGCCGGTGGTGAAGCTCCTGGACTTCGGCATCGCCAAGTTCATCCACCCCGAGCCGGGCCAGGAGGGCCTGACGGTGGCGGGCCAGCGCCTGGGCACCTCCCAGGCCATGGCGCCCGAGCAGTTCCGCAGCGGCCACATCGGCCCCACCACGGACGTGTACGCGCTGGGCGTGCTGCTCTACCAGATGCTCACCGGGCACTACCCCTTCCAGTCCGAGGACCGGCTGGAGGTGGAGCGCATGCACCTGGAGGCGCCCCCGCCCCGGCCGAGCTCCTCCGCGCCCGTGCCGCCCGCGGTGGACGCCGTGGTGCTGCGCTGCCTGGAGAAGGAAGCCGACCGGCGCTACCCCGACGTGGACACCTTCCGCACCGCGCTGCGCGAGGCGGTGCTGCCCGCGTCCACCCCGAGCCTGACCGGCACGAGCCGCGGCGTGCGCGCCTTCGCGCTGCACACCGAGGTGGTGATCGACGAGGGCGCCGAGGACGACGCCGCCTACACCACCGTGTCCGAGGTGCTCGACGGGCTGGAGCAGGACCTGCGCGCCGCGGGCTTCGTGCTCGCGGTGCAGACGGGCATGGCGCTGCTCGGCGTGCGGCCCGTGGACGAGCCGCCCGCCACCGACGTGCGCGCGCTGCTGGACACGGCGCGCCGCATGCACGAGCACGCCCGGGAGCTCGCCCGCGGCACGCGCGTGAGCGTGCACTCGTGTGTCCACGTGGGCCAGGTGGATGCCCGCCGCGGCCCCGAGGGCATCGACATCACCGGCGGTCCCCTGACGGACATCACCGACTGGTCGGTGCGTGACGCGAGCGGCTTCGGCATCACCCCCGCCGCCTCACGCGCCTGA